The following coding sequences are from one Deltaproteobacteria bacterium window:
- a CDS encoding CBS domain-containing protein: MRGTSTKHLEKEVRKITATTVADAMSSNSVTVRPDASIEEVGSIMVDRNFHTLPVVDKGDLVGIVGKGDVLRMLVSGS; encoded by the coding sequence ATGAGGGGGACGTCCACGAAGCATCTCGAAAAGGAGGTTCGGAAGATCACCGCTACGACCGTGGCCGATGCCATGAGTTCAAATTCAGTCACTGTCCGGCCCGATGCGAGTATTGAGGAGGTGGGTAGTATCATGGTGGACAGGAATTTCCACACCCTCCCTGTGGTGGATAAGGGAGATCTCGTGGGAATCGTGGGAAAAGGGGATGTCCTGAGAATGCTCGTGTCCGGATCGTAA